In Macadamia integrifolia cultivar HAES 741 chromosome 5, SCU_Mint_v3, whole genome shotgun sequence, a single window of DNA contains:
- the LOC122080353 gene encoding mitochondrial pyruvate carrier 1-like isoform X1, whose product MSPFRAFWNSPVGPKTTHFWGPISNWGLVASGLADTQKPPEMISGNMTGAMCVCSALLMRFAWMVQPRNYLLLVCHASNETVQLYQLSRFVKAQGYLDQKKEEAKEQ is encoded by the exons ATGTCACCCTTTCGAGCTTTCTGGAACAGCCCAGTGGGTCCAAAAACAACTCACTTTTGGGGGCCTATTTCTAATTGGGGACTTGTTGCTTCT GGATTGGCAGATACACAGAAACCCCCAGAGATGATATCTGGCAACATGactggag CAATGTGTGTATGTTCAGCATTGCTCATGAGGTTCGCATGGATGGTGCAGCCCCGCAATTATCTGCTTCTAGTATGCCATGCCTCCAATGAGACAGTGCAGCTCTATCAGCTTTCTCGTTTTGTGAAGGCCCAGGG GTACTTGGaccaaaagaaagaggaagctAAAGAACAGTAG
- the LOC122080353 gene encoding mitochondrial pyruvate carrier 1-like isoform X2 yields MSPFRAFWNSPVGPKTTHFWGPISNWGLVASGLADTQKPPEMISGNMTGAMCVCSALLMRFAWMVQPRNYLLLVCHASNETVQLYQLSRFVKAQG; encoded by the exons ATGTCACCCTTTCGAGCTTTCTGGAACAGCCCAGTGGGTCCAAAAACAACTCACTTTTGGGGGCCTATTTCTAATTGGGGACTTGTTGCTTCT GGATTGGCAGATACACAGAAACCCCCAGAGATGATATCTGGCAACATGactggag CAATGTGTGTATGTTCAGCATTGCTCATGAGGTTCGCATGGATGGTGCAGCCCCGCAATTATCTGCTTCTAGTATGCCATGCCTCCAATGAGACAGTGCAGCTCTATCAGCTTTCTCGTTTTGTGAAGGCCCAGGGGTAA